A stretch of Ignavibacteria bacterium DNA encodes these proteins:
- a CDS encoding FAD-binding oxidoreductase, translating to MTELRNLIGDDRVSTQLIDRLAFAHDASLYRLVPQAVVRPASVEHIQQLLAWCIRTSSHLTFRAAGTSLSGQAVTDGILVDLSRDWTSVTVLDDGRRVRMQPGITGARVNAHLRTHGCKLGPDPASIIAAMIGGIIANNASGMCCGTAQNSYNTLSSMTYVLANGVTIDTAQSDADRHLQERAPSIHQGIATLRDDVRADEGLVATIRRKYAIKNTIGYSLNAFLDEDEPARIIARLMIGSEGTLGFISDVTLNTIADATTKWTAMIVYDSVDEACATVPFWRDAGAAAVEIMDDASLRSFAQLTTTPDHLRITTPGASALLVEFHDVEPPSTASSVSWTTDPREQAILWRLRKGLMPSIGAMRPQGATMINEDIAVPPHLLASLVKDVRASFAEFGYDEGIIFGHAKDGNIHFIVNQSFETQAEIERYERFMDRIAEIVVDRYAGSLKAEHGTGRNMSPYVEREWGSAAYTVMYRVKELLDPHAILNPDVVLCRDVHAHVKNIKSVPSIGRESTANLCIECGFCEHVCPSRGLTLTPRQRIVLQRERVINANDRAMVAEIDRSFVYSGIETCAADSMCSVVCPVGIDTGALIKEMRAESTSRGSRILASVMSKNMRLVNSVARVGSSVIRRYGRPHRAASNTLDRPDAIYVQTCPSKTLGAGRDGMSLDEVVLSLAQRAGLRLTVIDSDAYCCGQPYASKGFHDAAHETSSALINHLLSLKSGSAIPVIIDTSTCAAALVGEATQLGLQIIDQVGFAELVMKGLTITSRVNRVVVHPGCGVEKLRSTETFMNVVRPCAQEVVVPPSAGCCGMGGDRGLMYPELVESALRSEKNEIPTGVDLGVSCNVLCEGALTRQTGIPYMSLLHLVEQATRH from the coding sequence ATGACCGAGCTTAGGAACCTCATCGGCGACGACCGCGTGTCCACGCAGCTCATCGATCGATTGGCCTTTGCTCATGACGCGAGTCTGTACCGTCTTGTACCACAGGCTGTGGTACGTCCGGCCTCTGTTGAGCACATTCAGCAACTCCTCGCCTGGTGCATCCGCACGAGCAGTCACCTTACGTTCCGTGCAGCAGGGACAAGCCTGTCAGGTCAGGCCGTAACTGACGGCATCCTCGTTGACCTCTCACGTGACTGGACATCGGTCACCGTGCTCGATGACGGTCGCCGCGTACGCATGCAACCGGGCATCACGGGAGCGCGCGTCAACGCTCACCTCCGGACGCATGGTTGCAAGCTCGGTCCCGACCCGGCATCGATCATCGCCGCAATGATCGGCGGCATCATCGCCAACAATGCAAGCGGCATGTGTTGTGGCACAGCGCAGAACTCCTACAACACACTCAGCAGCATGACATATGTGCTTGCCAACGGTGTTACCATTGATACTGCACAATCCGATGCTGACAGGCACTTGCAGGAACGTGCGCCGAGCATCCATCAAGGGATAGCAACGCTTCGTGATGACGTGCGTGCAGATGAGGGTCTCGTTGCAACCATCCGTCGGAAGTATGCGATCAAAAATACGATCGGCTATTCCCTCAATGCATTTCTCGATGAAGATGAGCCGGCAAGGATCATCGCGCGTTTGATGATCGGCAGTGAAGGCACCCTGGGATTCATCTCGGATGTAACGCTCAACACCATTGCCGACGCCACAACAAAGTGGACGGCGATGATCGTCTATGACTCTGTTGACGAGGCCTGTGCCACCGTGCCGTTCTGGCGCGATGCCGGCGCAGCAGCCGTTGAGATCATGGATGATGCCTCGTTGCGATCCTTTGCACAGTTGACAACAACACCGGATCATCTTCGGATCACTACACCGGGCGCATCGGCATTGCTCGTGGAGTTCCATGATGTGGAGCCCCCTTCAACAGCTTCTTCTGTTTCGTGGACTACTGATCCGCGTGAACAAGCCATTCTTTGGAGGTTGAGAAAGGGGCTCATGCCTTCCATCGGAGCGATGAGGCCGCAGGGTGCAACGATGATCAACGAAGACATCGCCGTTCCGCCGCATCTTCTGGCCTCGTTGGTGAAGGACGTGCGTGCAAGCTTTGCTGAGTTTGGCTATGATGAAGGGATCATCTTTGGTCACGCAAAGGATGGAAACATCCACTTCATCGTGAACCAGTCCTTTGAAACGCAGGCCGAGATCGAACGCTATGAACGGTTCATGGATCGTATCGCCGAGATCGTGGTCGACCGTTATGCCGGTTCACTCAAGGCAGAACACGGCACCGGTCGCAACATGTCGCCCTACGTTGAACGTGAATGGGGAAGTGCCGCCTACACTGTGATGTATCGTGTGAAGGAACTGCTCGATCCGCACGCCATCCTCAACCCCGACGTAGTGTTGTGCAGAGACGTGCATGCCCATGTGAAGAACATCAAGAGTGTGCCATCCATTGGACGGGAATCAACAGCCAACCTATGCATCGAGTGTGGGTTCTGCGAACATGTTTGTCCAAGTAGGGGGCTGACCCTTACGCCACGACAACGCATTGTTCTGCAGCGGGAACGTGTGATCAATGCCAATGATCGTGCAATGGTAGCAGAGATCGATAGATCGTTTGTGTACAGCGGAATTGAAACATGTGCTGCCGACAGTATGTGCAGCGTGGTGTGTCCGGTGGGCATCGATACAGGCGCGCTCATCAAGGAAATGCGAGCAGAGAGTACATCACGCGGCTCGCGCATCCTTGCCTCGGTGATGTCCAAGAATATGAGACTCGTAAACAGCGTTGCGCGTGTTGGGTCGTCGGTGATCCGTCGGTATGGAAGACCACACAGGGCTGCATCCAACACTCTTGACCGACCCGATGCGATCTACGTTCAAACATGTCCGTCAAAAACCCTTGGTGCCGGACGTGATGGCATGTCCCTGGATGAAGTAGTGCTCTCGTTGGCTCAACGCGCCGGATTGCGACTCACAGTGATCGACTCCGACGCCTATTGTTGCGGTCAGCCCTATGCATCAAAGGGGTTTCATGACGCCGCACACGAAACATCATCAGCCCTCATCAACCACCTTCTCTCCCTTAAGTCAGGGTCTGCCATACCGGTGATCATCGACACCTCAACATGCGCTGCTGCGCTTGTAGGTGAGGCCACGCAGCTCGGACTCCAGATTATCGATCAAGTCGGGTTTGCGGAGTTGGTGATGAAGGGGCTTACCATCACCTCTCGCGTGAACCGAGTGGTGGTGCATCCCGGTTGCGGTGTTGAGAAACTTCGATCGACCGAGACCTTCATGAACGTTGTGCGGCCATGTGCACAAGAGGTTGTGGTGCCTCCATCAGCCGGATGCTGCGGAATGGGCGGCGACAGGGGATTGATGTATCCTGAGCTGGTGGAATCGGCTCTGCGATCAGAGAAGAACGAGATACCGACGGGTGTTGACCTTGGGGTCTCGTGTAATGTTCTTTGTGAGGGGGCCCTCACACGTCAGACCGGCATCCCGTATATGTCTCTGCTCCACCTTGTAGAGCAGGCAACACGTCACTGA
- the secG gene encoding preprotein translocase subunit SecG, whose translation MEILLISLGIIASVLLILVIMIQPGKADMISGMGSIGGQMTNLLGVRQSRNVLQNTTMILLGAMVLVSIVVNKFFLSTDDGGAGRAPVSQGAEIPTTPMPAAPAQPAAPQGK comes from the coding sequence ATGGAAATCCTGCTTATCAGTCTTGGCATCATTGCCTCAGTCCTTTTGATCCTCGTGATCATGATCCAGCCCGGAAAGGCTGACATGATCTCCGGAATGGGTAGCATTGGTGGTCAGATGACCAACCTCCTCGGCGTTCGCCAGTCACGGAACGTGTTGCAGAACACGACCATGATCCTTCTCGGCGCCATGGTGCTTGTGTCGATCGTTGTCAACAAGTTCTTCCTTTCCACGGATGACGGCGGCGCAGGTCGCGCACCAGTCTCCCAAGGGGCGGAAATTCCAACAACACCAATGCCAGCAGCTCCTGCACAACCGGCTGCACCACAGGGCAAATAA
- a CDS encoding glycosyltransferase, protein MFTLLVISTTIYAARLAFFLIGQARPTPQRVVSTEVPFVSVIVPARNEEANLERCLTALSASDYPADRFEIIVVNDRSDDATEQVLEDLAAKLPKVRPLHRRDTLDHPNLKGKPGALQHGIDHATGSVYVLTDADCLVHREWLRTMVAPFADETVSLVCGFTVIRLRRLFDVLQDIEWLYTQTMARAGIQNGVPLGCFGNNMAIRAETYQELGGYSAIEFSITEDLALLQAMSNAGKGVRYLCDERATVETLPCETVGEYLRQKHRWVRGGMALGSKAVAFVISGATYWVGLVASIVNHEWLWAGGFLLLRIVGDGLLITTSVARLRRWKVFPAVAPSIVALLLLELLLPFVTLRKRIVWKNQVFRQ, encoded by the coding sequence ATGTTCACACTCCTCGTTATCTCAACGACGATCTACGCTGCTCGGCTGGCCTTCTTCCTCATCGGACAGGCCCGCCCCACACCGCAGCGTGTTGTGTCAACGGAGGTGCCGTTTGTAAGTGTGATCGTCCCGGCCAGAAACGAAGAGGCTAACCTCGAACGCTGCCTCACGGCGCTGAGCGCAAGTGACTACCCGGCTGACAGGTTTGAGATCATTGTGGTGAATGATCGAAGTGATGATGCAACAGAACAGGTCTTGGAAGACCTTGCGGCAAAACTGCCAAAGGTCCGTCCCCTGCACCGACGTGATACGCTGGACCACCCGAACCTCAAGGGGAAACCGGGAGCATTACAACACGGAATCGATCACGCTACGGGTAGTGTGTATGTGTTGACCGATGCCGACTGTTTGGTCCACCGGGAATGGCTTCGCACAATGGTTGCCCCATTTGCCGATGAAACGGTCTCGCTGGTATGCGGCTTCACTGTCATACGGTTACGACGTTTGTTTGATGTTTTACAAGACATCGAATGGTTGTACACACAGACCATGGCAAGGGCCGGTATCCAAAATGGCGTCCCACTCGGATGCTTCGGAAACAACATGGCCATTCGCGCAGAAACCTACCAAGAACTCGGCGGATATTCAGCGATCGAGTTCAGCATCACAGAGGACCTTGCACTGCTTCAGGCGATGTCGAATGCCGGCAAGGGCGTACGCTACCTGTGTGATGAACGGGCAACCGTAGAGACACTGCCCTGCGAAACCGTGGGCGAGTACCTGCGTCAAAAACACCGTTGGGTGCGTGGCGGAATGGCACTTGGCAGCAAGGCCGTTGCCTTTGTCATCAGTGGTGCAACGTATTGGGTCGGACTCGTTGCCAGCATCGTCAATCATGAGTGGTTGTGGGCAGGGGGCTTCTTGCTTCTTCGCATCGTGGGTGACGGGTTGCTGATCACCACGTCTGTGGCTCGGCTTCGACGTTGGAAGGTCTTCCCTGCCGTTGCACCGTCGATCGTTGCCTTGTTACTGCTCGAGCTCCTACTTCCGTTCGTGACGCTGCGCAAGCGCATCGTGTGGAAGAACCAGGTGTTCCGTCAGTGA
- a CDS encoding MATE family efflux transporter, with the protein MSASAAGRRRVDLINDPIDGSLRLFAIPLAFSFVVNMVYSLIDRYYVSRLGDAAIAAIGTSDQVVFFLFTLVSGFAVGTGIIVSRRFGEGDHKGASRTATQALVGMAVMASAVTAAVYLLLPTVPVLMRMTPEVAELSTAYLGMLLIGFTCNLLNFQMFSIVRSTGNAMFPMMVLVATVILNAVIAPFLIFGIGPFPEMGMQGAGLATAISQMSGTAIALTALLRGKTNMHLDFSEFRLDFDLLSRVAKQGFPASLQMLSVSLNRAVIFTIVSSFGTQVTAAYTLGLNVDMFVFMSVFAVGIAVETATGQNLGAGKPDRVWGFHRSAMKQMMILMAGLAIVVWFMGRPFIELYTSNPGTLSEATTYLHITVFGYIFFAVGLITVRVISGAGSSIISMLVTSGCLLGFQLPLSYALSHATSLGATGVWVGILIGYIVFATVALLVLRSRVWLRARV; encoded by the coding sequence ATGTCTGCATCTGCCGCTGGTCGACGTCGCGTCGACCTCATCAACGACCCCATAGACGGTTCCCTTCGGCTGTTCGCCATCCCCTTGGCGTTCAGCTTTGTTGTGAATATGGTCTATTCACTGATCGACCGATATTACGTCTCCCGGCTCGGTGATGCCGCCATTGCTGCCATCGGCACCAGTGATCAAGTCGTCTTCTTCCTCTTCACCCTCGTAAGCGGCTTTGCTGTCGGCACCGGCATCATCGTATCCCGTCGATTCGGCGAAGGTGATCACAAGGGGGCTTCTCGTACCGCCACACAGGCCCTTGTCGGCATGGCTGTCATGGCCTCGGCGGTGACCGCTGCCGTCTACCTCCTCCTTCCTACCGTTCCCGTCCTCATGCGGATGACGCCAGAGGTGGCCGAGCTCAGCACGGCCTATCTCGGCATGCTGTTGATCGGCTTTACGTGCAACCTCTTGAACTTCCAGATGTTCAGCATCGTTCGCTCAACGGGCAACGCCATGTTCCCAATGATGGTCTTGGTTGCAACCGTGATCCTCAATGCCGTGATCGCCCCCTTCCTGATCTTTGGCATCGGACCCTTTCCCGAGATGGGTATGCAGGGTGCAGGTTTAGCAACAGCCATATCGCAGATGAGCGGGACCGCCATTGCACTTACGGCGTTGTTGCGTGGCAAGACCAACATGCACCTTGACTTTTCCGAATTCAGACTCGACTTCGATCTGTTATCGCGCGTAGCAAAACAAGGATTCCCTGCATCGTTACAGATGTTGTCCGTCAGTCTGAATCGCGCTGTGATCTTCACCATCGTCAGCAGTTTCGGAACGCAGGTAACAGCCGCCTACACCCTCGGTTTGAATGTGGACATGTTCGTCTTCATGAGTGTGTTTGCCGTCGGCATCGCCGTTGAGACAGCCACCGGTCAGAACCTCGGAGCCGGCAAACCAGATCGCGTTTGGGGATTCCATCGTAGTGCGATGAAGCAGATGATGATCCTCATGGCAGGGCTCGCCATTGTGGTGTGGTTTATGGGTCGCCCCTTTATCGAACTCTACACCAGCAACCCCGGCACCTTGAGCGAGGCCACCACCTACCTCCACATCACCGTGTTCGGATACATCTTCTTTGCCGTTGGTCTCATCACCGTACGTGTGATCAGCGGAGCCGGTTCATCGATCATCTCCATGCTCGTCACATCCGGCTGTTTGCTCGGATTCCAGCTCCCATTGAGCTACGCGCTGAGTCACGCCACCTCACTTGGCGCCACCGGCGTTTGGGTAGGAATCCTCATCGGCTACATCGTCTTCGCAACAGTGGCGCTGCTGGTGTTGAGAAGCAGGGTGTGGTTAAGAGCAAGAGTGTGA
- a CDS encoding DUF2971 domain-containing protein encodes MNDPTEIVEGIRLLIDVILDLADKYKGRTEILNRLGTCYYHTVRAFSHYSRHTSENLEKFGMSNDQAKLSVFVDRFAQPSEDELKKVRVVYMTSLCEKPDSIDLWRPYGDDGRGITIGVDSSALQRMKLPGRSEEGSRSYPLFLLKVLYDRSRYERSVRKQLQKMIDSIASPDAVNLIETCEQLFKLVVCYKDHHYTSEREWRLFVYAKRYYHTPEFDHTSNQPRPYLKSPSIDPIGFKEVATGPCSPFDCEQDDAWKHYLSSVCKLDLEEMNLQHLNSIPYRRR; translated from the coding sequence ATGAACGACCCAACTGAGATTGTTGAAGGGATTCGCTTGCTTATTGATGTAATTCTTGATCTAGCAGACAAGTACAAGGGAAGAACAGAGATTCTTAATCGATTGGGAACATGCTACTATCATACCGTTCGTGCTTTTAGTCACTACAGCCGACATACGTCGGAGAATTTAGAAAAGTTTGGCATGTCTAATGATCAGGCAAAACTTAGTGTCTTTGTAGATCGGTTTGCACAGCCGTCAGAAGATGAGTTAAAGAAAGTACGCGTTGTATACATGACTAGCTTGTGCGAGAAGCCTGATTCCATCGATTTGTGGAGGCCGTATGGTGATGATGGACGTGGAATAACTATCGGAGTTGATTCTAGTGCTTTACAACGTATGAAGCTTCCCGGGCGTTCAGAAGAAGGGTCTCGTTCTTATCCATTGTTTCTTTTGAAAGTGTTGTACGATAGATCAAGGTACGAGCGATCAGTCAGGAAACAGTTGCAAAAGATGATTGATTCGATTGCCTCACCGGATGCAGTGAATTTGATTGAAACCTGCGAGCAACTATTTAAGCTTGTGGTCTGCTATAAAGATCATCATTACACCTCTGAGCGTGAGTGGAGGTTGTTTGTATACGCGAAGCGGTACTACCATACTCCAGAGTTTGACCACACTAGTAATCAACCACGTCCATACTTGAAATCGCCTTCAATCGATCCAATAGGTTTCAAAGAGGTTGCTACAGGTCCATGCTCTCCTTTTGATTGTGAACAAGACGATGCATGGAAACACTATCTTAGTTCCGTCTGCAAACTGGACTTGGAGGAGATGAATCTGCAACATCTGAATTCAATTCCGTACCGCAGGCGGTAG
- a CDS encoding sigma-70 family RNA polymerase sigma factor, with protein sequence MALILDSDADILDAYRTGQQDRAITAFVRRHQRFVYSVAFRQLSHVEDAQDAAQEVFLRASQKLGEFKGDSTLQTWLYRITVNVCLNMRRKKRFLSFFAIGEGEGERDVKGADHSPSTHAEQSEFEAYFRSVLDTVPPKQRETFCMRYYDELSYEEICAITGTSEGALKANYHWAVKKIAAAIRTSEYYEEWLDHVKA encoded by the coding sequence ATGGCACTCATATTGGACAGTGATGCGGACATACTGGACGCGTATCGGACGGGTCAGCAAGACCGTGCGATAACGGCGTTTGTGCGCAGGCATCAGCGGTTTGTCTATAGTGTGGCGTTCCGACAGCTCAGTCATGTTGAGGATGCTCAGGACGCGGCTCAAGAGGTCTTTCTGCGGGCATCTCAGAAATTGGGTGAATTCAAGGGCGATAGCACACTCCAAACGTGGCTGTATCGCATCACGGTGAATGTCTGCCTCAACATGCGACGGAAGAAGCGGTTCCTGAGCTTCTTTGCCATCGGTGAAGGGGAAGGGGAGAGAGATGTGAAGGGGGCTGATCATTCGCCATCGACGCACGCTGAACAGTCGGAGTTTGAAGCGTACTTCCGGTCGGTCCTCGACACAGTCCCGCCAAAACAACGCGAAACGTTCTGTATGCGCTACTACGACGAATTGTCCTACGAAGAGATCTGCGCGATCACCGGCACCAGCGAAGGCGCCCTCAAGGCGAACTACCACTGGGCAGTGAAAAAGATCGCTGCTGCCATTCGAACAAGTGAATACTACGAGGAGTGGCTTGATCATGTCAAAGCCTAA
- a CDS encoding acyl-CoA carboxylase subunit beta, whose translation MANVIGTAITHDLVFEANADANKQLTRVIEAKAQQVMLGGGKKAIERHKAKGKLTARERIDLLIDEGTDVLEIGLFAAQDMYEAEGGCPSAGVVAVVGMISGRECLIVANDATVKAGAWFPMTAKKNMRAQEIAIENRLPIIYLVDSAGVFLPMQDEIFPDKEHFGRQFRNNAILSSMGVPQIAAIMGPCVAGGAYLPIMSDEAIIVNGTGSVFLAGPALVEAAIGEKTDIEPLGGATMHSTVSGIVDYKVESDEEALIKIRSLVDKFAPSKGKSDLFSRVEPRDPAFDIDEIYGILPADRAKPYNTRQIIARLVDASEFDEYKAGYGQTILCGYARIDGWAVGIVANNREICKSGKGEMQVGGVIYSDSADKAARFILNCNQRGIPLVFLQDVTGFMVGTRAEQGGIIKDGAKLVNAVANSIVPKFTIVLGNSYGAGNYAMCGKAYDPRLIYAWPTAQIAVMGGSQAAKTVLTIKVAALEKQGEKLTPEKQQELLREIQAKYEATTTPVYAASRLWVDGIIAPTETRRVISCGIAVASHQGTLPELKTGVFQV comes from the coding sequence ATGGCGAACGTCATCGGAACAGCAATCACGCACGACCTGGTCTTTGAGGCCAATGCCGATGCGAATAAACAACTGACCCGCGTCATCGAGGCCAAGGCCCAACAGGTGATGCTTGGTGGCGGTAAAAAGGCCATTGAGCGCCATAAGGCCAAGGGGAAACTCACGGCCCGAGAGCGGATCGATCTGTTGATCGACGAAGGAACTGATGTTCTGGAGATCGGACTCTTTGCAGCCCAGGATATGTATGAGGCTGAAGGGGGCTGTCCATCCGCCGGTGTTGTTGCCGTTGTGGGAATGATCAGCGGTCGAGAATGCCTCATCGTAGCCAACGATGCCACGGTCAAGGCCGGTGCATGGTTCCCGATGACGGCAAAGAAGAACATGCGCGCGCAAGAGATCGCCATCGAGAACCGTTTGCCGATCATCTACCTCGTTGACTCAGCAGGCGTCTTTCTGCCGATGCAGGACGAGATCTTCCCCGATAAAGAACACTTCGGACGTCAGTTCCGCAACAACGCCATTCTGAGCTCCATGGGTGTTCCGCAGATCGCTGCCATCATGGGACCATGTGTTGCCGGTGGTGCCTACCTGCCGATCATGAGCGATGAAGCGATCATCGTGAACGGTACGGGAAGTGTCTTTCTTGCCGGCCCCGCACTTGTCGAAGCAGCCATCGGAGAGAAGACCGATATCGAACCGCTTGGCGGAGCAACGATGCACAGCACGGTGAGTGGTATCGTTGACTACAAGGTTGAAAGCGACGAAGAGGCACTCATCAAGATCCGTTCACTCGTGGATAAGTTCGCCCCCTCCAAGGGAAAGAGTGATCTGTTCTCCCGCGTTGAACCGCGCGATCCGGCATTTGATATCGACGAGATCTATGGAATCCTGCCGGCCGACCGTGCAAAGCCATACAACACACGTCAGATCATTGCCCGACTCGTCGACGCCTCGGAGTTCGATGAATACAAGGCCGGATACGGTCAGACCATTCTCTGCGGCTATGCCCGCATTGATGGTTGGGCGGTTGGGATCGTTGCCAATAACCGCGAGATCTGTAAGTCGGGCAAGGGTGAAATGCAGGTAGGGGGCGTGATCTATTCCGACTCTGCGGACAAAGCTGCGCGCTTCATCTTGAACTGCAATCAACGCGGCATTCCGCTGGTCTTCTTGCAGGACGTAACGGGCTTCATGGTGGGCACACGTGCAGAACAAGGTGGCATCATCAAGGATGGAGCCAAACTCGTCAACGCCGTTGCCAATAGCATCGTCCCGAAGTTCACGATCGTGCTCGGCAACTCCTACGGCGCAGGCAACTACGCCATGTGCGGCAAGGCCTATGATCCACGCCTGATCTATGCATGGCCTACGGCGCAGATCGCCGTGATGGGTGGAAGTCAGGCAGCAAAGACGGTGTTGACCATCAAGGTAGCTGCGCTTGAGAAACAAGGCGAGAAACTCACACCCGAAAAACAGCAAGAACTCTTGCGAGAGATCCAAGCCAAGTACGAAGCCACCACCACGCCGGTCTATGCAGCATCAAGACTTTGGGTTGACGGGATCATTGCGCCAACAGAGACGCGCAGGGTGATCTCCTGCGGCATAGCAGTGGCCTCGCACCAAGGCACGTTGCCGGAACTTAAGACCGGCGTCTTCCAGGTGTAG
- a CDS encoding NupC/NupG family nucleoside CNT transporter — MAQIQCAIGIVVILGLTWLWSSNKRGISWRTILWGLALQLILALIVVVFPPGVRAFQWFGDGVTWFLSFATQGAAFLFGNLALPAGQAVVGFQFAITITSVIVFFSSCMAVLYHYGIMQRFVRWTARILERTMKTSPIESINAVGEIFLGQTESPLLVKRYIPYISSSELFAMMVGGFATIAGSTMGVYVARGINATDLMIASILAAPAALALAKIAEPHVRSSKSVMSSEVETPEVETHTAGNLLDAIAHGAFDGAKLALNVIVVLIAFKAIVAFLDALLGMGSAQLSTIGLAHVPTSIEQILGYVFLPFAWLTGIPSSEAQTFASLLGTKIAMTEFIAYDNLATLVSQGALSERTVRLATIALCGFANVMSIGIQIGGYGMMAPNRRAEVARFGFKAMCIGALANLFTACVAGLFI, encoded by the coding sequence ATGGCCCAGATTCAGTGTGCGATCGGCATCGTTGTTATTCTCGGTCTTACCTGGCTCTGGTCATCCAACAAGCGAGGGATCTCTTGGCGAACCATTCTGTGGGGACTTGCCCTTCAGCTGATCCTTGCGCTCATCGTTGTGGTCTTCCCGCCCGGAGTTCGAGCATTTCAGTGGTTCGGTGATGGCGTAACGTGGTTCTTGAGTTTTGCCACGCAAGGTGCGGCCTTCCTCTTTGGAAACCTCGCGCTGCCCGCCGGACAAGCCGTTGTGGGCTTCCAGTTTGCCATCACGATCACCTCCGTGATCGTCTTCTTCTCCTCCTGCATGGCCGTGCTATACCACTACGGCATCATGCAGAGATTCGTTCGTTGGACAGCGCGCATCCTTGAGCGGACGATGAAGACCTCCCCCATTGAGTCGATCAATGCTGTTGGCGAAATCTTCCTTGGGCAGACGGAATCGCCCCTTCTCGTCAAACGCTATATCCCCTACATCTCATCTTCAGAACTCTTCGCCATGATGGTAGGGGGCTTTGCAACCATCGCCGGCTCCACGATGGGCGTCTACGTTGCCCGCGGCATCAATGCAACAGACCTGATGATCGCCAGCATCCTTGCTGCCCCGGCTGCCCTTGCCTTGGCGAAGATCGCCGAACCCCACGTCAGGTCGAGCAAAAGCGTCATGTCGAGCGAAGTCGAGACACCGGAAGTCGAGACACACACCGCCGGCAACCTCCTCGACGCCATCGCCCACGGCGCCTTCGACGGAGCCAAACTCGCCCTCAACGTCATCGTTGTTCTAATTGCCTTCAAGGCCATTGTTGCCTTTCTCGATGCCCTCCTTGGTATGGGCTCTGCACAGCTGAGCACCATTGGTCTTGCTCATGTACCAACATCGATCGAGCAGATCTTGGGATACGTTTTCCTACCGTTCGCATGGCTAACCGGCATCCCATCAAGCGAGGCGCAGACATTTGCGTCGTTGTTGGGAACCAAGATCGCTATGACGGAATTCATCGCCTATGACAACCTTGCTACACTTGTCTCGCAAGGGGCTTTAAGTGAGCGGACCGTTCGTTTGGCAACTATTGCTCTATGCGGTTTTGCCAATGTGATGTCGATCGGTATTCAGATCGGCGGTTATGGCATGATGGCCCCGAACCGACGCGCCGAAGTTGCGCGCTTTGGATTCAAGGCCATGTGTATCGGTGCGTTGGCGAATCTCTTTACGGCCTGTGTGGCCGGACTCTTCATCTAG